The Budorcas taxicolor isolate Tak-1 chromosome 5, Takin1.1, whole genome shotgun sequence genome includes a window with the following:
- the LOC128048247 gene encoding LOW QUALITY PROTEIN: transmembrane emp24 domain-containing protein 7-like (The sequence of the model RefSeq protein was modified relative to this genomic sequence to represent the inferred CDS: substituted 1 base at 1 genomic stop codon): MSSNSLRILNLSKARSILVCWVATMGHWYCRLLLLLLFLVPGSSSASESTFELPDNAKQCFHEDITQGTKGTLQFQVITGDHCDVDCXLEDPDGNGLYKEMKKQYDNYTFTASKNRTYKFCFSKEFSTFTHEAVYFDFQVGEDPPLLPGENRVRTLTQMQSVYVSIQEALKSVIDYQTHFQLREAQGRSSAEDLNTRVVYWLVREALILLVVSIAQVFLLKSFFSDKRTRTTCVES, encoded by the exons ATGTCCAGCAACTCACTCCGCATCTTGAATCTCTCCAAGGCTCGGAGCATCTTGGTG TGCTGGGTGGCCACCATGGGCCATTGGTACTGtaggctgctcctgctgctgctgttcctggTGCCAGGCTCCAGCAGCGCCTCCGAGAGCACCTTTGAGCTGCCTGACAATGCCAAGCAGTGTTTCCACGAGGACATCACGCAGGGCACCAAGGGCACCCTCCAGTTCCAGGTAATCACTGGTGATCACTGTGATGTAGATTGTTGATTAGAAGATCCTGATGGTAATGGTTTGTACAAGGAGATGAAGAAACAGTATGATAACTATACCTTCACAGCCTCCAAAAACAGGACATACAAATTTTGCTTCAGCAAAGAATTTTCTACTTTTACACATGAAGCtgtatattttgattttcaaGTTGGAGAAGATCCACCTTTGCTTCCTGGTGAGAACCGAGTCAGGACTCTTACCCAGATGCAATCTGTCTATGTTTCAATTCAGGAAGCTCTGAAATCTGTCATTGACTATCAGACTCACTTCCAACTGAGAGAAGCTCAAGGCCGAAGCAGCGCTGAGGATCTAAATACAAGAGTGGTCTACTGGTTAGTAAGAGAAGCCCTCATTCTTCTAGTGGTTAGCATAGCGCAGGTGTTTCTTTTGAAAAGCTTTTTCTCAGATAAAAGAACCAGGACAACTTGTGTTGAATCTTAA